A stretch of the Capsicum annuum cultivar UCD-10X-F1 chromosome 8, UCD10Xv1.1, whole genome shotgun sequence genome encodes the following:
- the LOC107839725 gene encoding rhodanese-like domain-containing protein 6, which yields MANEEIIKEEDYGVLLYYKYATIPDVEALFNFYDSNCSSLSLLGRVRLSPSGVNVTVGGKLSALEEHIAAVKLNSLFEGTDFKLASCHEPSNDRVSMECGFTSLSIRIVKELVTLSSCPLPRSPEISNAGKHLSAAEFHSVLHNVGNSQDKLVPSSDKGTVLIDARNLYETRIGKFYTPNVETLDPEIRQYSDLPSWIDNNSEKLRGNNILMYCTGGIRCEMASAYIRSKGDGFENVFQLYGGIQRYLEQFPDGGFFRGKNFVFDHRVSVGSSDSRIWGTCLLCSSPFDDYSSRTRCTYCRMLVLVCDNCREKDSSYVCELCQKNSQCIQPTSATEFDDSVEISEVREPEAVSTSDRIALSPLISGPRTLRILRILCLHGFRQNASGFKGRTASLAKKLKSIADLVFVDAPHELAFIYHIRQNGDSASAMENNRPPSESCSKKFSWLVAPDHKGESDSDWKIADSPFDPLQYQKQTEGFDKSIAYLKDLYSKAGPFDGILGFSQGAAMAALVCLHQQKLKGEMEFRFAILCSGFAVNMSNCQQGSINVPSLHIFGSDKGKDRQIENQASRHLASLFENGCSVVIEHDFGHIIPTRPPFIDQIKDFLKRFM from the exons ATGGctaatgaagaaataataaaGGAAGAAGATTATGGGGTGTTGTTATACTACAAGTACGCTACCATTCCGGACGTTGAAGCATTATTCAACTTCTATGACTCCAACTGCAGCTCTCTTTCTCTACTGGGTCGTGTTCGCCTCTCTCCCAGTGGTGTCAATGTCACT GTTGGGGGCAAGTTATCTGCTTTGGAGGAGCACATTGCTGCAGTGAAGTTGAATTCTTTGTTTGAAGGGACAGACTTCAAGCTTGCATCTTGCCATGAACCATCAAATGATAGGGTCTCCATGGAATGTGGATTTACGTCCCTTTCAATACGTATTGTTAAG GAATTGGTAACTTTAAGTTCCTGTCCACTGCCAAGGTCACCTGAAATTTCAAATGCGGGGAAGCATCTCTCTGCAGCCGAATTCCACTCTGTCCTTCACAATGTTG GGAACTCTCAAGACAAACTGGTTCCAAGCAGCGATAAAGGAACTGTCCTTATTGATGCTAGGAATTTATATGAGACTAGAATCGGGAAGTTCTATACTCCAAATGTGGAGACTTTGGATCCAGAAATCCGGCAGTACAGTGACCTTCCTTCTTGGATAGATAACAACTCTGAGAAATTGCGTGGGAACAATATTCTTAT GTACTGTACTGGAGGAATTAGATGCGAGATGGCATCAGCCTATATCAGGTCCAAAGGTGACGGCTTTGAAAATGTTTTCCAG CTTTATGGTGGGATACAACGATACCTGGAGCAATTCCCTGATGGTGGTTTTTTCAGAGGAAAGAATTTTGTCTTTGACCATAG GGTTTCAGTTGGAAGCTCAGATTCAAGAATTTGGGGTACTTGTCTTCTCTGTAGTTCTCCTTTTGATGATTACTCGTCACGGACCCGGTGCACGTATTGTAGGATGCTTGTATTAGTCTGTGATAATTGCCGG GAGAAGGATTCTTCTTATGTTTGTGAACTGTGCCAGAAAAACAGCCAGTGTATTCAGCCAACTTCAGCAACAGAGTTTGACGACTCAGTGGAAATATCCGAAGTCAGGGAACCTGAAGCTGTCTCTACCTCGGATAGAATTGCTCTCTCCCCCTTGATTTCAG GACCCAGGACATTGCGAATATTGAGAATTCTTTGCCTTCATGGTTTCCGCCAGAATGCTTCTGGTTTCAAAGGTAGAACTGCGTCTTTAGCCAAGAAGCTCAAGAGCATTGCTGACCTTGTTTTTGTGGATGCACCCCATGAATTGGCTTTCATTTATCATATTCGTCAAAACGGCGATTCTGCATCAGCAATGGAAAATAACCGTCCACCTTCGGAGAGTTGCAGCAAAAAGTTTTCATGGTTAGTTGCACCTGATCACAAGGGAGAGAGTGATTCTGATTGGAAGATAGCTGATAGTCCATTTGATCCTCTTCAGTACCAGAAACAAACTGAAGGGTTCGACAAATCAAttgcatatttaaaagacttatATTCTAAAGCAGGTCCATTTGATGGGATATTGGGTTTTTCACAAGGAGCTGCAATGGCTGCTTTAGTTTGCTTGCATCAACAGAAGCTAAAAGGAGAGATGGAATTCAGATTTGCGATCCTGTGTTCAGGATTTGCTGTGAATATGAGCAATTGCCAGCAAGGGTCAATCAATGTTCCTTCACTTCATATATTTGGCAGCGACAAGGGTAAAGATAGGCAGATAGAGAACCAAGCAAGTAGGCATCTAGCTTCTTTGTTTGAGAATGGCTGCTCTGTTGTTATTGAGCATGACTTTGGTCATATAATTCCTACAAGGCCTCCATTCATAGATCAGATAAAAGATTTCCTCAAACGGTTCATGTAA